The DNA sequence ATAAATCCGTGCAATCTCTGGCACTAGGGGGTCATCGGGGTTTGGATCACATAGcaatgaacaaatggataaaAGAACTGCAACAAAAACAAACGTCTGTTACCCAGCATCAGGAGTTTGGATAAATAAGTGTCAAGAGTATTTAAAGACATGTATTACAAAACTCAATCCTCAAAAGATTTTTATTAGTTGGGGAGACTTCCTTTAggatttagggggaaaaaaagatttttattagtTTGTACCTTAATCTCAATGAGACATATTTTAGAGCTTTTGTTTCACAGACAAGCTCCTGGTAAATAAGGAGTGTTAAAATTAGAGATTTGTTGGCATCCAATTCAGCACTAACTACCTATAaaaccactgccaaagtcaggaGTAAGAAAGTCaagtaagtttatttttttaaaaatgggtataAGTGGCATTAGAATTAAAGTTTCTTGgtagtaaaaggaaagaaaaaactttaGCAAAAATATTTAGGCAACACCCATCCCACATTATTCTTAGCTGTTAGGCATGGCTTAAAAAATACGTTCTTTGCCCTGCCTTAAGGGAGTTTCCACAAAATGTTTTGTCTCCCTGAATTACCCTGACTGGTTTAACTTAGAAGATTCCAAGCATCATGGAATATAGATCTCATTCATTTTAAGTGCCAGTTATATGCCAGTCACCATACAAGATTTTAAGATAGTAATTTTAAGATATAAATGCTTAAAGTGGTTGTGACAatcaaaggatgaaaaaaaaaaaccagaaagcaatagcataaaaaaagacaacattAACTGTCACATAAGCTAAATATGAGTACGAACCACATATATTATGGTAgttggagcaataggctataccatttaGCCTAGCTATGTAGTAGGGGGCTTGTGTAAGTACTCTATGATGTATGCATACAGTGAAATAGCCATTTCTCACCATATATCCcattgttaagcaatgcatgactacTTATCTATTGACAGCAgcaaagaaaatttcaaacacaaatACAGAAGGCaaatataaaattacagaataaaGGAGATCTGAATACACACAGTAACGTAACAGAAAAAGGTAGGGAGCTTTAGTTGTATCTCCTGGTTTAATAAGTTAGCAAAATACGGCTTCCAAAAAAGCAagctactttaaaaacaaaacaaaacacccccaACTCAACCTGCATTTACAGAAACAATATTCAGTATTATAGTACATAcccagcaatatttttaaaaaatttaggatCTGGCATGCAGATATGAGAgcataatttgaaaagaaatcagAATGCATCCAAAGAGAGTGAAAAACAggtctaaaattttaaaacactttaaagaaTTATGGCAGCATTTGcccaaattgtttttctttctccccctgccccccaaaagtGACTGCAGTTAAATAAGTCTGAGAAATGCTATATAGTCCCTCTATGACATTCAAATGCATTGTGTGAGCATATGACAGCTTTTATTTGATGTCCTGCCTTTAAAAAGCTGTTTCACGTTGCATTTACCAATCTCAAAAAACACTTTTTGGTAAAATACTGTTAATTTTTCCAAGAaacagtttgggaaatgctgtacTTAAGTACTGAGCCAGAAGGCAATGCTTACAGTTAAAATGCACTACCCGCAATATCTGAAACACTGTCATAATTAGCAACATTAAAAACCCAATTCTATGTACCCAAGGAATGTTAAACCAATACCCAAAACTGAGAATTACTAAAATTCAGACTTTCTTCCCATTATGTAGTTTTGTGTATGACTTTATTTGTGGGGTGAAAGTGACACAAAAGTCAGAGTCATTCAAAAAGGAGAAAGTGATAGAGAAAAACTCCATCTCCATCTGGGGAATTCATGCAGATAACAAATAACTCATCACATAATGGATTCCTATTAAAAGCAGCAGACCCGAATCAGTCTAGAGACTTTTCTAAGATTCTATCATTTTAAATTGTTATCAGGCAGAAATAACCTACCATGGCTACATAACACTTGACTAAAGATTCatctaaaaataaacacaggaaaGCAAAATCAAAATTTTCTTAAGAGTGGAAATGTCAAGATGTAAAAGCTCTAGTAAATTTAGGTACATTACAACACTATTCTTCTTAAAAAGGCAACAAGTAATTGAGTATGAGATGTATACGTGGTTTGggattgaaaaatacaaaaatcttaTCTAAATAAAATTTGCTATTACATAATGAAGATAACTCATTAGGCAAATAATGTCCCCTCAACATGCAACTTGAATTTTAGCTTCACACAGAATCTTATTAATACTGCCAAAAGAGCAAAAATAACATTCCTTCTCCACTCATACCAAAAAGTTAGAATAGTACAAATAAAGATTCAGGTAAGTAGATCCAAGAATGAAACTCCTAAGTATTAGACAATCAGGGCAGCTCAATACTGTTTCACAAAAAGTATTTTACCTTTAGAAATAGTTAAAGCAGGAGACCACTGTGATCTTAGAATATCGAGACAAATGCTGCCATTACTGTTAATATTTGGATGATAGATTCTTGTTGTAAATGcaacctaaaataaataaaacctttagatgttttacacaaataaaaacaagcatCCTAAACTTAAGTAGACTTAtagcaaagcttaaaatattaagtcacacacacacaaaaatcaaatcaCTGAAACCTAATTTATACACATAGAAGTACCAAAAACTATGGAaattagtttttacattttgatCATGATCCCCGAGAGctcctttttaattaaaatgaaattttagggGCAAAAATTTCATTACTGATATGGTGGAAAGTTCTGAAGGTTAACTTTGGTACTACCCTATCATGAGCACCAAAGAGCAATCTGAAGGGTATTTAACACATTAATAATCAACAAGGAACTTTTGGACATAAACGAAATTTGTAGACCAGCTCATTTAAAGTTTGAGTTACACAGTATGTATGAGTCTGCACTTCCAATGCACATAAAACAAACTTGAATATCAAAAGTGTTCCAACTAAAGGAACCCATCACACTGCACCTATAATAAAGACGGTTATAATGAAGTGTCAATGTCCCATGTATATTATCCTCTAGGTATTCATAGGTTCAATTTATGTTAATGGCTCTGAAAGTCAAGGCTTTTAATAACTATAAACCAGACACCTCAGTGCACTAAGCtactttaaattttgataaatttacaGTTTTGTATGCAAACCAAAAATGATTATAGTCTATCTAAACTGCAGAGTCTAAGTTGTACAAGCAATATGTGCAAATGTATACTAAAGTTGAACATTTGATGCCTACTATTACAAGACAAACAGGGTCAACAATCCAAATTTGTGTaagaataaagggaaaacaaaaagctCCCACATGGTATATTTGAGCCTTGCAACATTAAAGACAAAGCAAATCATGTCTCCATTTATAAAGTTCTAATCCAGGTCTAGCTCTTTTAACAGGGTAAGGGTCAGCATCTATACATCAGTAACTCAATTCAGTCTCACTGTTCTTACTCATCATATATACAAATTTAGCCTCAATTATGCAGAACCCTAATTTCTGAGAATACTCTATTCCTCTGAAATAAAGCGTAAATCTATACTAACAGAttttgggagaaaatacttgcctTAGGTGGTTTGAAGGGGTAGTCTGTAGGAAAATGAATTGTCAAAAAGAATACACCGCCTTGATATGGGCTGTCATtctgtgaaaagaaaaatatgcttaactctgatatttaaaatattattgctaAATAATCTACATAACATTTCTACTTTAAGCATTTCTAACGAACCAAAATTACCTACTATATACACGACAACAAAGAATCgaaattatttcaagaaaatttgGTTCATATTAAtggaaaaaacacaataaaaatgtaCTATACGTTAATGAATCCTAATTTACTTAGATCTAATTTCATACAAGTCAAAGAGTTTTTGAAAAGTTACctagagagctttaaaaaaaaacaaaaagtgttgaacttttagaagtagagagtaaaactgtggttaccagaggctgggaaggggaatagtgagaggttggttaataaacacaaaattatagctagataggaaaaataagttctagtggtgtacagtagtgctaggcacctataataatttattgtatgttctgaaatggctagaaaagaggagctcaaatgttctcatcacaaggaaatgataaatttttgcaatgatgaatttgctaactaccctgatttcatcattatacattgtattgcatgtattaaaatataattttgtaccccataaacacatataaccaatacatttcaattagaaaaatttctggaaaaaaaaattacccactAACAAGTGTTCTAAATCCCTATTCTCACAAATGAAAAAGTATA is a window from the Cynocephalus volans isolate mCynVol1 chromosome 9, mCynVol1.pri, whole genome shotgun sequence genome containing:
- the UBE2D3 gene encoding ubiquitin-conjugating enzyme E2 D3 isoform X2; this encodes MALKRINKELSDLARDPPAQCSAGPVGDDMFHWQATIMGPNDSPYQGGVFFLTIHFPTDYPFKPPKVAFTTRIYHPNINSNGSICLDILRSQWSPALTISKVLLSICSLLCDPNPDDPLVPEIARIYKTDRDKYNRISREWTQKYAM
- the UBE2D3 gene encoding ubiquitin-conjugating enzyme E2 D3 isoform X1, which encodes MALKRINKELSDLARDPPAQCSAGPVGDDMFHWQATIMGPNDSPYQGGVFFLTIHFPTDYPFKPPKVAFTTRIYHPNINSNGSICLDILRSQWSPALTISKVLLSICSLLCDPNPDDPLVPEIARIYKTDRDKYNRLAREWTEKYAML